In Streptomyces nojiriensis, one genomic interval encodes:
- a CDS encoding putative leader peptide — MTGNDVRLWRRVHMDLLRYAGCVCRPSC; from the coding sequence ATGACCGGCAACGACGTACGCCTGTGGCGGAGGGTCCATATGGACCTGCTCCGCTACGCGGGCTGCGTGTGTCGCCCTTCCTGCTGA
- a CDS encoding FAD-dependent oxidoreductase, translating into MDPVIVVGAGPVGLSLSLALAGAGVPSVVLDEGPGKEEVRPARTVVLHAETAAMAHRLGCTTLRDEGAYFAAWRTMRRSRPDRRITFEDHPAPLHVPQHALTRGLRDAAAAHPLVQLVTDSKLDSLEQDGRGVTAHTRGAETTWWRGSYLVGCDGARSTARKLLGIRFPGRTAVERHAVAALRTELPWPGEALLHRSPPHEVTSRPLRDGVWRLDWLLPPRGELVTPDALVTLIRDTLAVWCGGTTPPYDLIDTGVHTVHHRLARRWRDGRAFLAGDAAHLLGALGTQGVEEGLRDAENLAWKLSLAWHQGASEALLDSYEGERRTAVASRLRAADQAMPSLRAGGGLRTYLPGAARSAESLLTDGHLGRGPLGAEPTYAPPVAVREVPTATEPGGPVANVAVTAPDGATVPLRDLLGQGRLLVVLVAPGTGVWDRRHWLGAGLMPRLAAAVSALPVRTDLLVADSYPGAPAHTVLLVRPDGHLAATFAGVRPAELYEAADTLRAGAPASRVPAPSTATPTPAPAPTPTVVID; encoded by the coding sequence ATGGACCCGGTGATCGTCGTCGGCGCGGGACCCGTCGGGCTGTCCCTGTCGCTCGCCCTGGCGGGTGCGGGCGTGCCCTCCGTCGTGCTCGACGAGGGGCCCGGCAAGGAAGAGGTCCGCCCGGCCCGTACCGTCGTCCTGCACGCCGAAACGGCGGCCATGGCGCACCGGCTCGGCTGTACGACGCTGCGCGACGAGGGGGCGTACTTCGCCGCCTGGCGCACGATGCGCCGGAGCCGGCCCGACCGGCGGATCACCTTCGAGGACCACCCGGCCCCGCTGCACGTGCCGCAGCACGCGCTGACGCGCGGCCTGCGCGACGCCGCCGCGGCCCACCCGCTCGTCCAGCTGGTCACCGACAGCAAACTGGACTCCCTGGAGCAGGACGGCCGGGGCGTCACCGCGCACACCCGGGGCGCCGAAACCACCTGGTGGCGCGGGAGTTACCTGGTCGGCTGCGACGGCGCCCGCTCCACCGCGCGCAAGCTCCTCGGCATCCGCTTCCCGGGCCGCACCGCCGTGGAGCGGCATGCCGTGGCCGCGCTGCGCACCGAACTGCCGTGGCCCGGCGAGGCCTTGCTGCACCGCAGCCCGCCGCACGAGGTCACCTCGCGGCCGCTGCGCGACGGGGTGTGGCGGCTGGACTGGCTGCTCCCGCCCCGCGGTGAACTCGTGACTCCCGACGCGCTGGTGACCCTGATCCGCGACACCCTCGCGGTGTGGTGCGGCGGCACGACGCCCCCGTACGACCTCATCGACACCGGGGTCCACACCGTGCACCACCGCCTGGCCCGGCGCTGGCGGGACGGCCGCGCCTTCCTCGCCGGAGACGCCGCGCACCTGCTGGGCGCGCTCGGCACCCAGGGCGTCGAGGAGGGGCTCCGGGACGCCGAGAACCTGGCGTGGAAGCTCTCCCTGGCCTGGCACCAGGGGGCCTCCGAGGCCCTGCTCGACAGCTACGAGGGCGAGCGGCGCACCGCGGTCGCCTCCCGGCTGCGCGCGGCCGACCAGGCGATGCCGTCGCTGCGGGCCGGGGGCGGCCTGCGCACCTACCTCCCCGGCGCCGCGCGTTCCGCCGAATCGCTGCTCACCGACGGCCACCTGGGGCGCGGGCCGCTGGGCGCGGAGCCCACGTACGCCCCGCCGGTCGCCGTACGCGAGGTCCCGACGGCCACGGAGCCGGGCGGCCCGGTGGCGAACGTTGCGGTGACCGCGCCCGACGGGGCGACCGTTCCCCTGCGGGACCTGCTCGGGCAGGGCCGGCTGCTGGTCGTCCTGGTGGCTCCCGGCACCGGGGTCTGGGACCGGCGGCACTGGCTCGGCGCCGGGCTGATGCCCCGCCTCGCGGCGGCGGTGAGCGCCCTCCCGGTCCGCACCGACCTGTTGGTCGCGGACAGCTACCCGGGGGCTCCGGCCCACACCGTGCTGCTCGTGCGACCCGACGGCCATCTGGCGGCGACCTTCGCGGGGGTCCGCCCGGCGGAGCTGTACGAGGCGGCGGACACGCTGCGGGCGGGCGCGCCCGCGTCCCGGGTGCCGGCGCCCTCCACGGCGACGCCGACGCCCGCTCCGGCGCCCACGCCGACCGTGGTGATCGATTGA